Proteins found in one Zea mays cultivar B73 chromosome 1, Zm-B73-REFERENCE-NAM-5.0, whole genome shotgun sequence genomic segment:
- the LOC100281073 gene encoding anthranilate N-benzoyltransferase protein 1, producing the protein MKVDVVGTTLVAPSEDTPHPELWLSNLDLAVPKTHTPLVYYYPAPAAGGDTDGEAAFFAPERLEAALAKALVPFYPLAGRLGVGEGGRLQIDCTGEGALFVVARADFAGEDVFSDYEPSPEVRRLFVPFAASGDPPCVMSMFQVTFLKCGGVVLGTGIHHVTMDGMGAFHFIQTWTGVARGLDTAEACGPLPFHDRTLLRARSPPAPAFDHPVYSPALLNGVPRPFVTRVYAVSPKLLAGIKSRCAPGVSTYCAVTAHLWRCMCVARGLAPGSDTRLRVPANVRHRLRPPLPRSYFGNAIVRDLVTTRVEDVLERPLGFVAQAIKDAVDRVNDAYVRSVVDYLEVESEKGSQAARGQLMPESDLWVVSWLGMPMYDADFGWGTPRFVAPAQMFGSGTAYVTQRANRDDGLAVLFGLEPEYLQCFEKVFYGE; encoded by the exons ATGAAGGTTGATGTGGTGGGGACGACGCTTGTGGCGCCGAGCGAGGACACGCCGCACCCGGAGCTGTGGCTGTCGAACCTGGACCTGGCAGTCCCCAAGACGCACACGCCGCTCGTGTACTACTACCCGGCGCCGGCGGCCGGAGGCGACACCGACGGAGAAGCGGCCTTCTTCGCGCCGGAGCGGCTCGAGGCGGCGCTGGCCAAGGCGCTGGTGCCGTTCTACCCGCTGGCGGGGAGGCTGGGCGTGGGCGAGGGCGGGCGCCTGCAGATCGACTGCACCGGCGAGGGCGCGCTCTTCGTCGTCGCCAGGGCCGACTTCGCCGGCGAGGACGTGTTCAGTGACTACGAGCCGTCGCCGGAGGTCAGGCGGCTGTTCGTGCCGTTCGCGGCGTCCGGAGACCCGCCCTGCGTCATGTCCATGTTCCAG GTGACGTTCCTCAAGTGCGGCGGCGTGGTGCTGGGCACGGGCATCCACCACGTGACCATGGACGGCATGGGCGCGTTCCACTTCATCCAGACCTGGACCGGCGTGGCGCGGGGCCTCGACACGGCCGAGGCGTGCGGCCCGCTGCCGTTCCACGACCGGACGCTCCTCCGCGCGCGCTCTCCGCCGGCCCCGGCCTTCGACCACCCGGTCTACTCGCCGGCTCTGCTCAACGGCGTGCCCCGGCCCTTCGTCACCCGCGTCTACGCCGTCTCCCCGAAGCTTCTCGCTGGCATCAAGTCCCGCTGCGCGCCGGGCGTGTCCACCTACTGCGCCGTCACCGCGCACCTCTGGCGTTGCATGTGCGTCGCGCGCGGGCTCGCCCCGGGCTCGGACACGCGGCTCCGCGTGCCGGCCAACGTCCGCCACCGCCTGCGCCCGCCGCTCCCGCGGAGCTACTTCGGCAACGCCATCGTGCGCGACCTCGTGACCACCCGGGTGGAGGACGTCCTGGAACGCCCGCTCGGGTTCGTGGCGCAGGCGAtcaaggacgcggtggaccgcgtCAATGACGCCTACGTGCGCTCCGTGGTCGACTACCTGGAGGTGGAGTCGGAGAAGGGCAGCCAGGCGGCGCGCGGGCAGCTCATGCCGGAGTCCGACCTGTGGGTGGTCAGCTGGCTCGGGATGCCCATGTACGACGCCGACTTCGGGTGGGGCACGCCGCGGTTCGTCGCGCCGGCGCAGATGTTCGGCAGCGGCACGGCCTACGTCACGCAGCGCG